The Rubricoccus marinus nucleotide sequence TCGGCCTCTTCGATGGGCCCGATGCGCCCGCTCTCCGCCAGAGGCTCCAGCATGCGACGGAGGCGGGATCGAGCGGGGGCTTCGTCGTCGGCGATGAGTACGCGGAGCATTAGTCGAGAGGGGAAGAGGGGAGGTGCAGCGAGGCCGAGGTTCCATCCGGACCGCTCCGGATGACAAGGCGATCCGACGTGCCGTAGATCTGGAGCAGACGGTCGGCCACGTTGGTCAGACCCACACCGTAGAACGGCTCGCGGTCTGCTTTCTCGGGTCCGAACAACGCGGGGATGCCGACGCCCGTATCTGCGACGGTGATCTCGGTCTGCCCCTGCCTCTGGCGAGCGTGCAAGCGTACCGTCCCGCCGCCGCGCTTGGACTCGATGCCGTGCTTGACCGCGTTCTCGACGAGGGTCTGCACCGCGAAGGCTGGGACAGGGGTGTCCAGCGTCGCATCGTCGATGTCGACCTGAACCTCCAGCCGGTCGCCGAACCGCGCCTGCTCGATGGAGAGGTACCGCTCAACGAGCCGCAGTTCGGTCGCCAGAGGCACAAAGCGTTTGCCCGAAGAGGTGAGCACGTCGCGGAACAAGCCGGCGAGCGTCTCGACGGTGGACTCGGCCTGGTCTGGGGATTCAGCGATCAGTGCGGCGATGGTGTTGAGCGCGTTGAAGAGAAAGTGCGGGTTGATCTGCGCGCGGAGGGCCGCCAACTCGGCTTCGGCCGTACGGCGGACGAGCGCGCGTTCGCGCTCCAACAGCGCCAACCGCTCGGATGCTAGCGCGAGCTGTGCTCCCAACGATTTGAGAGCTTCTACCTCTTCTATGTTGTACACGGAAAACCGTCTCTCCTTGCGCCCCAACGCGATAAGTCCTACGGGCTCACCCGCGCTTCCGACGATCGGCACCGCAAGTGCGACGCCGATCTGACGGAGGCGTCCCGCCAGAGGCTCCGGGAGTTGGGTTTCGTCCAACTCCTCGTTTCGCGCCCACACGCCTCTGGCGTCGCGGAAATCCGCCCACGCGCGGTCCAACTCCACAACAGTGAAGTGGGGCGGCTCAGGCCGGAACGCCGAACGCACCCACCTCTCGCCATCGGTCTCACGGAGAAAGACCACAGCCGACCGCGCGAGCAGCGCGGGGCCGACGGTTTCAGCCGTGGCCGTCGCCATCGATTCCACGTCGGGCAGCCGCCGCACGCGTTCGCCGAGCCGGTCCAGGAGAAGCCGTCCTCGCTGTCGTTCCGACCTCACCACGCGTCCGATCAGCCTGCGGACCGGTGGAGCCAGCCAGTCCGCCAGGAGCAGCAGGACGACGGTCCAGAGCCCGAGAGAGACCGGTCCGGCGCCGCGCACGTCGAGGCCGAGCGTGCGCACGAGGACCGAGCCGACCACGACCAGCACGAACACAGCAGAGAGCGCCACGCCGGTTGTGACGCTGCGCGTGAGGAGAGTCCGAAACCGGCCGTACTGAAGTGTGCCGGCCGAGACTAGCAGGACCGGAAGCAGCGAGAACAGCTGAAGCGCCACCACAAACCACCCGACCGCGACTTCGTCTTGAAAGGCTGGCAGCGTGTTGTACACCAGCAGCGCGCCAACAAGAGCGAGCGTCATCACGAACGCGGTCGCAACGCGAATCCACATCGGCGCGGTTGTCACCTCGCCTGAGGCCACGCGCCACTGCCGCCACAGAGAAAACGCGGTCGACGTGGCGACGTACACGCACACGTAGAACAGGATGGGGCCGACAAACGCGTCTGGAGGAAGAGGACCGATGTGGCCCGCGAGGGTGGCGGTAAGCACGCCGGCGCTCAAAACCGCCGGCGGCACCCAGACGAGCCAGCGGACGCCGCGGCTGGCCAAAGACGAAAACCGATCGTCGAGGAGCGTCCGGCGAAAGAGCAGAGCCGGGAAAGCGATCCAGCCGGCGAGCGCGAGGAGGGTGAGCGCGTCAAAAGCGCCAGAGGCCAGGCTTCCTGAGAGGGAGGGGGGGCCGAAAAGCGTCACCCAGAGGTGCCGCGCGAGGTTGCCGCCCACCCAAACGATGGCGGCGCTGATCAGCGTGGCCGCGCCTCTGGCGCGTTGCGCGCGCCTCGCCAGCGGCAGGACGCTGAGGAGGGCGAGAACGTGGAGAAGGGTGGCGAGGGCGAAGCCCCAGCCCGTGGCGCTCCAAAGCGCGGGGCTGAGCGCGTAGAGGAACGTGGGGTCTCTGGCGACGGGAATCTCCAAGAGGAGCGTCTCATTCTCACGAAGTGCCGTTATTGCAAGTACAACTCCTGTCGCTCGTTCGATCGATCTCTCAACGTCGACGGCCTGGAAATAGGTCTGGAAATCGAGTTCGATCAGCCGGTCGCCGTCGCGCAACCCCGCTGCGTAAGCCGATCCCGAGGGGAACACGTAAGCCGAGACGATCCCTTCCTCCGTATCCACCCACCGCACGCCTACCGAGCCACGCGGCGGCGTTTCGTCCAGCTGGATGCCCAACGTTCGGGAGTACTCCCACCACGACGCTCCAAGCTGCGCCAGAGGCAGCAGGGCGAGAACGGACGCCACGGCTACCAGGAGCCGGACGCGCCATCGCGGCCGAAGGGGTGGGTCTTTTCGCGTCACCACCCAAGGTAGAACCACTTGCGCCTGCCTCGTGCTCGCCGCTGGCGCCAGAGGCGCGGTAGGTTCGGGCTATGCTGATCGATACCCACGCTCACCTCTACCTGTCCCAGTTCGACGCCGACCGTGACGACGTGCTCGACCGCGCCGAGAAACTCGGCGTCGGCTTGGTCTTGATGCCAGCGGTTGATGCGGCATCCTCGCGTGAGGCGTTGGCACTCGCCAGAGGCGACCGCCGGTTGCGCGCGATGGCTGGCGTCCACCCGAGCTACGTGCACGAGATGGCCTCTGGCGATCTCGAGGCTATCCAAAGCCTCGCGCACGAAGACGAGATCATTGCCGTAGGCGAGACCGGACTGGACTACTACTGGTCGCGCGATCACGTCGATGCGCAGCACGCCAGCCTCCGGGAGCACGCGCTCATCGCGATGGAGACAGGCAAACCCCTCGTGCTCCACAACCGCGACAAGCAAGGATCGGACGACTGCTCCAGAGACTTGCTCCACATCCTCCGACAGGCAAAGGGCGAAAATGAGGGGACGCTCCGCGGCGTGTTCCACTGCTTCTCCGGCCCGGCGTGGTTGGCGCCAGAGGTCCTCGACCTCGGCTTCCACATCGGTCTGGGCGGAACGCTCACGTTCAAAAACGGCGGCGTCCCGGAGTCCATCGCAGACGTGCCGCTCGACTGGATCGTGCTCGAAACCGATGCGCCCTACCTCGCGCCTTCGCCCAACCGGGGCAAGCGGAACGAGCCTGCATGGACGCGTTGGGTCGCTGAAAAGCTCGCGGACCTACGCGGTTTGCCTCTTGCGGAGATCGAGGCCATCACGACGCAGAACGCCATCGAACTGTTCGGGCTCAGCGGCGCGCCTCTGGCGTCAGAGTCCTAGTCGAAGTCCGAGCAGGACATGAAGTAGTGGCACCGCGAGCACCGCCGTTTGCAGCGTTCGTTGTGTAACGTGCCCCCACAGTTGGGACAGTGGTCCCACGGATTCGCTGTCCCCGCCGCCGGTGTGGGCTCGGGCGGTGCGCCAGAGGCCTCTGGCGTGGGATCGGGAAACTCCAGCGGGAGCGTGGCGAGGTCGGCGGGGCGGGAGCGTGGGTTCATGCCCAGGAGATGGTCTGCCCCTCAATCTCGGCGATGCGCGCGGCGTCTGCCAGCGCGCGGTGGACGTGCTCGAAGTCCGGCCAGTCCTCCGGGCGCAACGTGGTCACGTCGTCCCCGATGCCGACGACGAGGCCTTCGCGCCGCGGGAGAACGGAATGCACCGGCATGAGGACAACGGGGCCGTCGCCAGAGGCCTCCCAGACCGAGGGCAGCGCGGCACGGCCGCCCTCGATGATGGCTTCGGCGGGGCGCTTTTGAACCGTGTACAGCCCGGCCGACGCAGCCACCGCGTAGACGACCGGCACGATGATGAGCAGCGGGCGCAGCACGCTCACGCCCTGCAGAACAGCCGAGAGCGACGCCACCATCAGGATCAGGAATCCGATGGCGACCGGCCCAGATTGCGCTCGGGCCGCGACGAGCGCGCGTGACGCGTCGCCGGGATGATGGATGCTCCGATACGTCACGTAGGGTGCGCCTCTGGCGAGTCGTCCCCGCCAGAGGCGGAGAGGTTAGGCCTCGTCGTTCTGATGGAACGGGTAGGCAAAGTGCTTCGGCGAGACGAAGTTCTCCTTGATCGAGCGCAGGCTGGTCCACCGGAGCAGGTTCAACATGCTTCCGGCCTTGTCGTTCGTGCCGGAGCCTCTGGCGCCACCAAACGGCTGCTGGCCCACGACCGCGCCGGTCGGCTTGTCGTTGATGTAGAAGTTGCCGGCGGCTTCTGCGAGCTTGTCGGCGGCGTGCGCGATCACGCGGCGATCCTGGGCGAAGACGGCGCCCGTGAGCGCGTACGGGCTCGTGCTATCCACGAGCTCCAGCACCTCGTCAAAGGACTGGCTCTTGGGAGCGACGTAGACCGAGGCGACGGGGCCGAAGATCTCTTCCTCCATCGTCTGGTAACGCGGGTCCTCGGCCACAAGAACGGTCGGGTCCACGAAGTAGCCCGTTTCGTCGCTGTACGTGCCGCCTGCGATGACGTCGACGCCAGAGGCCTTCTGGGCGCGGTCGATGTAACCGGTGATCTTGGCGAAGGCCCGATCGTCGATCACGGCGTTGACGAAGTTGGAGAAGTCCTGCGGCGCACCAACCGTGATCTCATCCAATTGCGACAGCAGCGACTCCTTGACGGCCGGCCACAGGCTTTCCGGCAGGTACACGCGGCTGGCCGCTGAGCACTTCTGGCCCTGGTACTCGAACGACCCGCGCACGATGGCCGTCGCGACGGCGTCCGCGTTCGCGCTCTCGTGCGCCACGATAAAGTCCTTGCCGCCGGTTTCGCCCACGATGCGCGGGTACGTGCGGTAGTGATCGAGATTGGAGCCGACCGTGTGCCAGAGGTGCTGAAACGTCTTCGTCGAGCCCGTGAAGTGGAGCCCCGCGAGGTGCTCGCTCGCTATCACCGGATCGCCCACGTCGGCGCCCTCACCGGGAAGCATCTGGATCACGCCTGGCGGCAACCCGGCCTCTTCGAACAACTCGACGATCACCTGCGCCGAGAGCATCTGGGTCGGCGCGGGCTTCCACACGACCGTGTTGCCCATCATCGCGGGAGCCGCGCACAGGTTGGCCGCGATGGAGGTGAAGTTGAACGGCGAGACCGCGAACACGAAGCCTTCCAGGCCGCGGTACTCGGTGCGGTTCCAAATTCCGGGGTCGCTTACGGGCTGGTCCTCATAGAGCCCACGCATGAAGTGGACGTTGAAGCGGAAAAAGTCCACCATCTCCGCCGCGGCGTCGATCTCCGCCTGGAAGACGTTTTTGGACTGGCCCAGCATCGTGGACGCGTTCATGCGGTCGCGGAAGGGACCGGCCAAGAGTTCGGCCGCCTTGAGGAAAACCGCGGCGCGGTCGGTCCATGCCATTCGGCTCCAATCGTGCCGGGCGTCCAGAGCGCCCTGGATGGCGGCTTCGACGTCCTCCTTGCGCGCGTTGTGGACCGTTGCGAGCTCGTGCTGGTGATCGTGCGGCTCCACGACCGAGACGGTCCGGCCGGTCTCCACGGTTTTGCCGTTGATGTACGGCAGGATCTCCCGGTGCTCGGCGCCCATGCGCGCCACCTCGGCGCGGAGCGACGCGCGCTCGGGAGAGCCGGGCGCGTAGGACTTGACGGGCTCGTTGACGGGGGCGGGCGGCCTGGCGATGGCGTTGTTCATCGGGCGGGAGTGCAGGTTCAGAAAGGGCTTCCGGCAAGATACCAGGCTCGCCTCTGGCGGCGGCTGCGATCGCGATTCTGGACCCCGAGTTCGTCGGAGTCTGTTCGTGCGCCTCTGGCGCCAGAGGCCGTCCTGGGCCGGATCGGGCGGCGCTCACACGCCGGGCCTCTGGCGGGGCGATCTTGCGCCCTCGCCCACACCACGCTGCATTGATCGGCCCTTTCGAGCGCACCCTCGCCTTCCGCTACTTCCGTGGCGCCAGAGGCCGCAACGAGCGGCGCGCGTTTTTGCGCTTCGTGACCATCGCGGCGGTCGGCGGCGTGGCCGTTGGCGTAGGGGCGCTCCTGCTCGCGATGATGATCGTGCGGGGGTTCGAGCGTGAGATCGAGTCCAAGATCGTGGGGTTCGGGCAGCACGTGCAGGTGGACAGCTACCTGGGAGAGCCGCTGGAGGACTCCGAGACGCTCCAGGCCCGTTTGGGCGAGATGGAGGGCGTGGAACGGGTCACGCCGGTGGTCCTGGACTTCTCGTTGCTTCGCGCCAAGCCGGCACAAGTGGACGGCCAGACGACCAAGCCCGCCATTGAGGGCGTACTACTGTGGGGGACGCCGCCCGACGGACAGCCGTTTATCGCGGACAAGATGGAGCGCGGCGCGTTCGACTTCTCGCTCGACGCCAGAGGCCGTGAGGGGGTCGTGATCGGGATGCGCCTTTCTGAACTCCTGGGTGTCCAGGTCGGTGACGGCGTGACGGTGTTTGCGACGCGGACGGCGCGGCAAACGGGAGCGTTCGGCTCGCGCCCCAAGGTGAAGAGCTTCTACGTCGCAGGCATCTACGAGACGGGCCTGGCGGACTTCGACGAGCGGTTCGTCTACACAGACATCGACCGCGCACGGGACCTCCTGGGGTACACCCGCGATCAGGTCACGCGGATCGACGTGACACTGGACGACCTGGAGAGCAGCCCGGAGATGGCGAACCGTATTGCGGCCGAGATCGGCCCACCCGTGTATGCCCGTTCGGTGTACGACGTGTACCGGGGCCTTTTCGCGTGGGTGGACCTCCAGGCGAGCATCGTGCCGCTAGTGATCTCGACGCTGGTGATCGTGGCCGCGTTCAACATCATCGGCACGCTGCTGATGGTGGTGTTGGAGAAGACGCGGGAGATCGGGACCGTTCTCGCGATGGGCGCCAGCCGAGCCTCCGTGCGACGGCTGTTCCTCATCCTAGGCGCGCTTGTCGGCGCCTCCGGCGCGTTCATAGGCGCCGGACTGGCGCTCTTGTTCGGCCTCGCCGAGAAGCGGTGGGAGTTCATCCCGCTCCCGCAAGAGGCCTACTACCTCAGCGCGGCGCCCATCGAGCTCCGCGTGTTCGACTTCGTGTGGGTTACCGTTGCCGCCATCGTTCTGTGCACGCTCGCGGCGTACCTCCCGGCGCGCGCGGCCTCGCGCATCGAGCCCATCCGCACCATCCGGTTCGGCGGATAGGCCTCTGGCGCTGGAGAGAGGTGGAGGGTCAGCGCGCGGCGCGTGGTCGAGGGCGAACCCGTGCGAGGGCGGGGCGTACCGAGCGCTCATCCCCATCCCAACCCGATGCCTCTCTCTTCTGGCGATACCGCCCCCGACTTCACGCTCTACGACAGCGACACCCAGCCGTTCAACCTGAGCGACGAACTCTCCGACGGCCCTGTAGTGCTGCTCTTCTTCCCCGGAGCGTTCACCAGCGTGTGCACCAACGAACTCGACACGGTCGGCAACGACCTCGGGGAGTACGCAGGCGCCCAGGTGGTCGGCGTCTCGACGGACTCGCCGTTCGCGCTCGCGGAGTTCAAAAAGGTCCACGACTTCCCCTTCCGCCTTCTTTCGGACCACGACGGCAGCGTCTCGGCGGACTACGGCACGAAGTACGACAACGACTTCACGCCGATGAAGCTGGACCGCATCGCCAAGCGCTCCGCGTTCGTGATCGATCGGGATCAGAACATCCGCTACGCCGAGGTCTTGGACAACGCGGGTGAGATGCCCAACCTCGACGCGGTCAAGAAAACCGTCGGCGAGGTCGCTGCATGACACCGCCGACAGACACGCCCATCTGGACGGGTCTGATCACGCCAGAGGCCGACGGACTGGCCTCTGGCGTGTTGCCCGTTCAACGCGCCCTAGACTTCCTCGTCCCTGCGGGCGGGGCGCCAGAAGCCGGAACGGTTGGCGGCACGTGCCTCTTCCTGGGCACGACCCGTCGGTGGACGGGCAACGTTGAAACTCCGCTCCTGAGCTATCAGGCGTACACCGAGATGGCCGCGCGCGAACTCGACCGCCTGGCTTTGCGCGCGATGGACCAGTGGGCCTTGGCGCGAGTCGTCGTTCTCCACCGCTTAGGAGACGTGCCCTCGCCAGAGGCCAGCGTTCTCTGCGCGGCCTCCGCCGCTCACCGCGACGCCGCATTCGCAGCCTGCCGGTGGCTGATCGACACGCTCAAGGAGGACGTCCCCATCTGGAAACAAGAATCCGACGCCAGCGGCTCGACCGCTTGGGTCAACCCATTAGAGACATGATCCCGTTTATCGCCGACCTCCGCGCCCGCGCTGCAAAGCTGAACACTAAGATTGCGCTCCCTGAGGGCCACGATGTCCGCACCATCCGCGCTGCGGCGGAAATGGTCAACACGGGCCTGTGCCGTCCTGTCGTTCTCGGGAAGAGGGGGGAGGTCGAAGCCGCTGCGCAAGAGGCGGGTGTGCCTTTGGCGACGTTCGCGACGCTCGATCCGTCTGACAGCCCCAACGTGCAAGCGTATGCGCAGATGTGGTTTCAGCGCCGCAAGCACAAAGGGCTCACGTACGAGCAAGCGCGCGAGGACGTACTCGATCCTCTGCTCTGGGGCGACCTCATGGTGCTCGCGGGGGACGCGGATGGCTGCGTTGCAGGTGCGGACACGTCTTCCGCTGACGTAGTGCGTACGGCGATTCAGGCGCTCGGAGTGGCCGAAGGGTCTGCGCTGGTGTCGTCTCTGTTTTTGATGGTGCTGCCCGACGGGCGCCCCCTCACGTATGCGGATTGTGGCGTCGTCCCGCAACCCGACGCGGCCCAACTCGCCGGAATCGGCGTCGACGCTGCTCGCAACCACCGCTTCCTGACGGGGCAAGAGCCGAGAGTCGCGTTCCTCTCGTTCTCGACCAAGGGGTCGGCGGACCACCCAGACGTGGACAAGGTGAGGGAGGCGGTGTCTATCGCCAGAGGCCTCGCGCCAGACATTGCGATGGACGGGGAGTTCCAGTTCGACGCAGCGTTCGTCCCGAGTGTGGCACAACGGAAGGCGCCCGACAGCTCGATACAGGGAGATGCCAACGTGTTTGTGTTTCCCGACCTTGACGCAGGCAACATCGCGTACAAGATCACGCAACGGTTGGGAGGGGCTGAGGCCTTTGGGCCGATCCTACAGGGCGTCGCGAAGGCAGCGAACGACTTGTCGAGAGGGGCTGACGCGGACGACATCGTCAACGTCGCGGCGATTACAGCGCTCCAGGCTCAGTCCAATCAATAAGCCGTTATTGCAATTTGTCAATTACCGAGACTAAAAGCTGCAATGATCCCAACTCAAATCGCCGTTCTCCAGTTCGCCCCTGAGAAGGGTGAGGTTCAGTCTAATCTCGACCGAGTAGGGGAGATGCTCGATGGACTCAACGCGGACCTTGTCGTGCTTCCAGAGCTGTTTGCATCGGGCTACTTTTTTAACTCCACCGAGCAAGCCCACAACTTGTCGGAGTCCGCGACGGACGGCCCCACCGTGTCACGCATGTGCGAGTGGGCTGCTGCGACTGGCGCCACGATCGTAGGAGGACTTCCCGAGCGAGACGGCGACCTGTTCTACAACAGCGCTGTGGTGGTGACGCCACGCGGGTGGCTGGGCACGTACCGGAAGACGCACCTCTTCTACGAGGAAACGCTTCACTTCACACCCGGTGATACAGGGTTCCAGGTGTGGACCGTCACGGATCGGAACAACAGGAGCTACCGATTGGGCGCGATGGTATGCTTCGATTGGTTCTTCCCAGAATCGGCTCGTGCGCTTGCGCTGAAGGGAGCTGACGTGATCGCGCACCCTTCGAATCTGGTACTCGCGCACTGCCCGCGCTCAATGCCCATTCGAGCGCTCGAAAACCACGTGTTCACTGCGACGGCGAACCGAACGGGCCGAGAGTCCAACGGACGCGAAACGTTGGAGTTTATCGGCCAGAGCCTAATCTGCTCTCCCAGTGCTGAAACACTCGCGTCCGCCAGCGGCCAGGAAGAAGGCGTCTTTACTGTTCGTATCGATCCCCGCCAGGCTCGCCAGAGGCAGATCAACCCATACAATGACCTCCACGTGGACCGGAGGCCAGAGCTTTACGCCAGCTGAGAGACCGCGGCTGCAATGCGGGCCTCTGGCGTCGGACTGGTGTCCGGCTCGAACGGACGACCTGTAACGGTCTCGTACAGCTCGATGTATCGGCCCGTCACGTCGCGCACAAACTCCGGCGTCATGTCGGGCAGCGTTTGTCCGTCTTTGCCCTGGAAGCCGTTGGACATTAGCCACTCGCGCACAAACTCTTTCGAGAGCTGGCGCTGCGGCTCGCCAGAGGCCAAACGGTCCTCGTAGCCGTCGGCGTA carries:
- a CDS encoding histidine kinase, whose protein sequence is MASVLALLPLAQLGASWWEYSRTLGIQLDETPPRGSVGVRWVDTEEGIVSAYVFPSGSAYAAGLRDGDRLIELDFQTYFQAVDVERSIERATGVVLAITALRENETLLLEIPVARDPTFLYALSPALWSATGWGFALATLLHVLALLSVLPLARRAQRARGAATLISAAIVWVGGNLARHLWVTLFGPPSLSGSLASGAFDALTLLALAGWIAFPALLFRRTLLDDRFSSLASRGVRWLVWVPPAVLSAGVLTATLAGHIGPLPPDAFVGPILFYVCVYVATSTAFSLWRQWRVASGEVTTAPMWIRVATAFVMTLALVGALLVYNTLPAFQDEVAVGWFVVALQLFSLLPVLLVSAGTLQYGRFRTLLTRSVTTGVALSAVFVLVVVGSVLVRTLGLDVRGAGPVSLGLWTVVLLLLADWLAPPVRRLIGRVVRSERQRGRLLLDRLGERVRRLPDVESMATATAETVGPALLARSAVVFLRETDGERWVRSAFRPEPPHFTVVELDRAWADFRDARGVWARNEELDETQLPEPLAGRLRQIGVALAVPIVGSAGEPVGLIALGRKERRFSVYNIEEVEALKSLGAQLALASERLALLERERALVRRTAEAELAALRAQINPHFLFNALNTIAALIAESPDQAESTVETLAGLFRDVLTSSGKRFVPLATELRLVERYLSIEQARFGDRLEVQVDIDDATLDTPVPAFAVQTLVENAVKHGIESKRGGGTVRLHARQRQGQTEITVADTGVGIPALFGPEKADREPFYGVGLTNVADRLLQIYGTSDRLVIRSGPDGTSASLHLPSSPLD
- a CDS encoding TatD family hydrolase: MLIDTHAHLYLSQFDADRDDVLDRAEKLGVGLVLMPAVDAASSREALALARGDRRLRAMAGVHPSYVHEMASGDLEAIQSLAHEDEIIAVGETGLDYYWSRDHVDAQHASLREHALIAMETGKPLVLHNRDKQGSDDCSRDLLHILRQAKGENEGTLRGVFHCFSGPAWLAPEVLDLGFHIGLGGTLTFKNGGVPESIADVPLDWIVLETDAPYLAPSPNRGKRNEPAWTRWVAEKLADLRGLPLAEIEAITTQNAIELFGLSGAPLASES
- the pruA gene encoding L-glutamate gamma-semialdehyde dehydrogenase yields the protein MNNAIARPPAPVNEPVKSYAPGSPERASLRAEVARMGAEHREILPYINGKTVETGRTVSVVEPHDHQHELATVHNARKEDVEAAIQGALDARHDWSRMAWTDRAAVFLKAAELLAGPFRDRMNASTMLGQSKNVFQAEIDAAAEMVDFFRFNVHFMRGLYEDQPVSDPGIWNRTEYRGLEGFVFAVSPFNFTSIAANLCAAPAMMGNTVVWKPAPTQMLSAQVIVELFEEAGLPPGVIQMLPGEGADVGDPVIASEHLAGLHFTGSTKTFQHLWHTVGSNLDHYRTYPRIVGETGGKDFIVAHESANADAVATAIVRGSFEYQGQKCSAASRVYLPESLWPAVKESLLSQLDEITVGAPQDFSNFVNAVIDDRAFAKITGYIDRAQKASGVDVIAGGTYSDETGYFVDPTVLVAEDPRYQTMEEEIFGPVASVYVAPKSQSFDEVLELVDSTSPYALTGAVFAQDRRVIAHAADKLAEAAGNFYINDKPTGAVVGQQPFGGARGSGTNDKAGSMLNLLRWTSLRSIKENFVSPKHFAYPFHQNDEA
- a CDS encoding ABC transporter permease, with the protein product MIGPFERTLAFRYFRGARGRNERRAFLRFVTIAAVGGVAVGVGALLLAMMIVRGFEREIESKIVGFGQHVQVDSYLGEPLEDSETLQARLGEMEGVERVTPVVLDFSLLRAKPAQVDGQTTKPAIEGVLLWGTPPDGQPFIADKMERGAFDFSLDARGREGVVIGMRLSELLGVQVGDGVTVFATRTARQTGAFGSRPKVKSFYVAGIYETGLADFDERFVYTDIDRARDLLGYTRDQVTRIDVTLDDLESSPEMANRIAAEIGPPVYARSVYDVYRGLFAWVDLQASIVPLVISTLVIVAAFNIIGTLLMVVLEKTREIGTVLAMGASRASVRRLFLILGALVGASGAFIGAGLALLFGLAEKRWEFIPLPQEAYYLSAAPIELRVFDFVWVTVAAIVLCTLAAYLPARAASRIEPIRTIRFGG
- a CDS encoding redoxin domain-containing protein, producing the protein MPLSSGDTAPDFTLYDSDTQPFNLSDELSDGPVVLLFFPGAFTSVCTNELDTVGNDLGEYAGAQVVGVSTDSPFALAEFKKVHDFPFRLLSDHDGSVSADYGTKYDNDFTPMKLDRIAKRSAFVIDRDQNIRYAEVLDNAGEMPNLDAVKKTVGEVAA
- a CDS encoding molybdopterin synthase catalytic subunit; its protein translation is MTPPTDTPIWTGLITPEADGLASGVLPVQRALDFLVPAGGAPEAGTVGGTCLFLGTTRRWTGNVETPLLSYQAYTEMAARELDRLALRAMDQWALARVVVLHRLGDVPSPEASVLCAASAAHRDAAFAACRWLIDTLKEDVPIWKQESDASGSTAWVNPLET
- the pta gene encoding phosphate acetyltransferase produces the protein MIPFIADLRARAAKLNTKIALPEGHDVRTIRAAAEMVNTGLCRPVVLGKRGEVEAAAQEAGVPLATFATLDPSDSPNVQAYAQMWFQRRKHKGLTYEQAREDVLDPLLWGDLMVLAGDADGCVAGADTSSADVVRTAIQALGVAEGSALVSSLFLMVLPDGRPLTYADCGVVPQPDAAQLAGIGVDAARNHRFLTGQEPRVAFLSFSTKGSADHPDVDKVREAVSIARGLAPDIAMDGEFQFDAAFVPSVAQRKAPDSSIQGDANVFVFPDLDAGNIAYKITQRLGGAEAFGPILQGVAKAANDLSRGADADDIVNVAAITALQAQSNQ
- a CDS encoding nitrilase-related carbon-nitrogen hydrolase → MIPTQIAVLQFAPEKGEVQSNLDRVGEMLDGLNADLVVLPELFASGYFFNSTEQAHNLSESATDGPTVSRMCEWAAATGATIVGGLPERDGDLFYNSAVVVTPRGWLGTYRKTHLFYEETLHFTPGDTGFQVWTVTDRNNRSYRLGAMVCFDWFFPESARALALKGADVIAHPSNLVLAHCPRSMPIRALENHVFTATANRTGRESNGRETLEFIGQSLICSPSAETLASASGQEEGVFTVRIDPRQARQRQINPYNDLHVDRRPELYAS